The following DNA comes from Syngnathoides biaculeatus isolate LvHL_M chromosome 18, ASM1980259v1, whole genome shotgun sequence.
AGGCCCAGTCGTCAAAAGCTGCAGGGACACCGTCAACGTCACCGCGGAGACGACCACGGCGGCGTACGTCAACGTGACGACGACGGGAGCCCGAGTTCCTATCGAGAACGGCGCCGCGGAGCTCGTCGAAGTCCGAACCGCCCCGACGCTCCAGGAGACGGGCACGGTCCGGATCACGAGGATCGGCGCAGGATTTTGCACGGAGAAGATCCAAATGTATTGGATCGGCACGGCAGAGATCGGAGCCGTTTTCACCGTCAGCATGGCCGCGGAGACCGCCAAAGTCCAGACCGCGGCCGCGTCCATGACAACCAGCGTGTCGATCATCGTCATCCGGAACCGCGTCAAAGCCGACACCTCTCCCAAAATGAGTCCGAACTCGAGGACAAGGCCGGTCACGTCGTCGGAGAGCCCGCCGGcggtccgccgccgccgccgcaggaCAAAAAGGTTGTTCTTCCTTCCTGCTGGCCCGACTCGGCGAGAAAGATGACCGGCCGCACCGGTCGGGATGAGGAGCAAACGGACTTCACCGGCCCTTCCGTGCCGCAAGTATGCCATTGACTTTTTATTCCGGAAGGAACCGCGTACGTAAACGggacaaaagtttttttctttctctgatCGAAAGCAAAACTCAATCACTTCCGTGGTCAGCTTGCTTGATGCTACGCGTCTGCCACAGTTTGATCCGCTTCGTACATTTTCGGCGTCGTCACTCGTCCTCAAATGCacgggtgcccccccccccccctcccgccacCTATTATTGCTCATTTTGACTTTTCCTTGTCGCTCTGCTCAATGCAGGAAGCGCCTCACGAACTGGATCGGATCACGTAAGTACGCCCGATCGCGCTCTTCTAGCAAATGCAGATTGACGAAAGGTCCAAATAGTTTGCGCGCGCTGGTCTTAATTTCCCTCGCAGGGTCCTTCGGGACGAGAACCAACGTCCGCAGCAGAGTTTCGTGACGTCGGCCCTCGACATGGAATGTCTGGGAGAATTTTTAAGCGGCCATAAAATTCTGGAAGAGGAGCTCCAGAGGACCCGCGAGGAATTGAGCAACCTCACGGagagttttaaaatgtaaacgaCGCCGAAATCGCCGCCGTGCGTATTGCTCGCCAGCGAGATCCGTCGCTTCGCTTTTGTCTTGTTCTTAGACTCCACGAGAACTGCTCATCGGCACAACAGACAAACTGCCTCCTGGAGCAAAAACTCGACTGCGTGGTAAGAGCCGCTTTTTGGTGGTCACAAACGCTAAACGTCACACAGACCTCTTGAGGTTTTATCAAGCGCGTACTTCCCGTTTGCCAGACTCGGAGCATGGAGGGAGAGCGCCAGAGGTTGAGCCGACGGATTTCGGCCTTGACGGAACAACTGGCCGCGGCCAAATTTGCCAACCGCACCTTCGGCGTAAGTTCTTACGGAGGCCAGATCTGCATTCCAGACTTTCGGTGGACAAAATACTGCTCGTCGATGAGCACCTTTGGCGTATTTAGTGTCATGAATCATAAATCATAAACCGCGAGTGAGCCGTCGCATCTTTGCGAAGGACAAATTTGAACGCTGCTTTGTATCTATCGCAAGTCGTTGGATTGCACAGGGGGTCCAAATTCCTCCCACACTTTCATCTTTGATCTCTTTTTCAGGTCCAATCTGTGCCAAACACAACCGGCGACCGTTTTGACCCCGACGAGACCCCTCCGGCCCCGCCCCCCGTCCAGTTCATGGACAGCCAGAGCTACGAAAGGGTCAAGGCGGCGGGCCAGGACCAATGTCTGGGGTCGGttccggaggaggaggagtccgACTGGTCAGAAACGGGGGAACAGATCCCGCGATTCATTCTGACGGGCTCGAACCGAAGTCAAGCGTGGATCCCCGCCGAAGGGGACACGGACAAAGACGGCGAGTCGGGCGGGGAGGAGGAAGCGGTCCGCCTCGCGTCTCCTCGACCTCTGCACGTACCCCATCTCCGGGTCACCGTCCACAATGAGGTCTTACCCGCCCTGCCGGCCAAAGCGACGGCCGAGGACGCCTTCGGGGTCGGCCGCGGTCCCAATCCGGGCTCCTCCGCCGTCCCGATCAGGTCGGCGAGCCTGGAGGAAATCCCGCTGGCGTGCCGGCTGAGAGGCACGGAGGCCGTCGTGGACCTCCGCCACCCCGGGGACGAAGGGCTCGAGGACTTCCAGAATGAGATCTTTCATCATTGGATGGCGGCCGAGGTCGACAGCGCCCCCTGCAGTCTGCAGTCGGTGGACCAGACGCTAAACCGGTTCCCGCGTGAGCCGCAAGCCGCGGAGGGAACGCGTCTGCCCAGGTCCGAACTGCACGGCTGGACGGAGGGGATTGCCGAGGAGGTGTTGGGAGGGGAGCAGACGCAACTCTGACGTCCAGAACAAATCAGAAccctgtggtgtttacataattcacccgcgggacctcgagttggggtgcggggttccgcacggactgtttttgtcgttgcgcttccggagtaaaggttaacagagatcccgccgttatgcgagttgtgttttgatgtcgaacaataaagcgagttctgttcctgtgtcccacactccgcctccgactccttttctccggcgccacactggtgaccccgacgtcagtcccggcgttttcgagaccgaaacgaacatggcaaccgccatcctcgaattgccggagttttgggagacgtccgcggcagcgtggttcgcacagacggaggctcagttcgccctccgcgggatctcagaggattccacgcgttactaccacgtcgtctcagcactcgggagctcaacggcggccagagcagtgaacttcatcacctctcccccggcccgagatgagtatgctgggatcaaggctcgccttctcaaggtttttgagctttcacggcctgAGCGTGCCCGaagtctgttggctattaatggactgggggacagcaaaccttccgagcTCATGGAAaggatgctaaacctgctgggcacggaagagcccaatttcattttcatggaactgtttctcaggcacatgccaccgcatgttcagacggcgctcgcgaacagtaccgtcactgagccccgggccctggccgaggagcccgaccgtttcttcctggccacccagcgcttctcccctgagacgctggccgcgacgcgcagttactcgcctccg
Coding sequences within:
- the si:dkey-273o13.3 gene encoding filaggrin-2, whose amino-acid sequence is MCDQQEKVKKQTAAANCEEMKRNRRHAQLKFRHSDEEDGNQHGHWTAEDSSLSDGLQYRRHRSRGYRLRREQSRGRLSPSDASFTSSFGSSSSAFSSSSTTGSSASYSSSSNSSSTTASSSSLPSEISTESWDRFLRRRPQHSQSWTNISGKDGFVEDDDDDDTVPLVGSGPRDSKLQKQAGGKSARDGAQRATRKTPNSASFRKSKSMEALTCPAEKEARANREEDGEKQVRKNVMKEKMKFSAFLNEITRQVLSPMRLSTLGVTDAQRKSGGGATAERSGSNAGQHRSRPVSADSVNSGKYSHASLPKSKSSSRRGDRRSPDSTDGMRRRPRSCTDIDASERQPSRSRTSRDRSHSPSRGQRRRPNRGDEIGRRRRGPSHRRSPRDRSPRRRRGCCSPDRGDRSSSTSRHNRRSPRSRCDDNHGGERCRRPRGYGGRVPHRRECHREDRHGSNPAHRSDRLKPRRPTAPPCGNKTQSGKNSDTSYSKRDHGDHRGFPQHHCGVTRRDHQNRHRGGVHGDGADEFELHRHRDRQRPSRQKLQGHRQRHRGDDHGGVRQRDDDGSPSSYRERRRGARRSPNRPDAPGDGHGPDHEDRRRILHGEDPNVLDRHGRDRSRFHRQHGRGDRQSPDRGRVHDNQRVDHRHPEPRQSRHLSQNESELEDKAGHVVGEPAGGPPPPPQDKKVVLPSCWPDSARKMTGRTGRDEEQTDFTGPSVPQEAPHELDRITVLRDENQRPQQSFVTSALDMECLGEFLSGHKILEEELQRTREELSNLTESFKILHENCSSAQQTNCLLEQKLDCVTRSMEGERQRLSRRISALTEQLAAAKFANRTFGVQSVPNTTGDRFDPDETPPAPPPVQFMDSQSYERVKAAGQDQCLGSVPEEEESDWSETGEQIPRFILTGSNRSQAWIPAEGDTDKDGESGGEEEAVRLASPRPLHVPHLRVTVHNEVLPALPAKATAEDAFGVGRGPNPGSSAVPIRSASLEEIPLACRLRGTEAVVDLRHPGDEGLEDFQNEIFHHWMAAEVDSAPCSLQSVDQTLNRFPREPQAAEGTRLPRSELHGWTEGIAEEVLGGEQTQL